A segment of the Suncus etruscus isolate mSunEtr1 chromosome 7, mSunEtr1.pri.cur, whole genome shotgun sequence genome:
TACTCTGTCCTTCTGCCTGTGAGTCTCTCCCCTGCCTGTCCTGTGCAGGACTGGCCTCTGGGTCCTCTGGACTGCATTCGGTCCCTGTGCATGGACTAGGCTGGATTGGGTAGCTGAGAGGACAGTCCCAGTAGGTGACTGCTCATTGGCTACCCTCAGCCGTTGGCTCATGGACCCTTCCTTCCACCCCAGGAACGGCATATCACTGGGCACTGCATTTGAGAACTTGTCTAGGGGCCTAGGGATGGCCTACTTCCCCGCCATCAGCCTTTCCTTCAAGGAATCTGTGGCCTTCAACTTTGGCAGCCGCCCCCTGCGATATCCTTCTGGGAAAGTGCTTATGGGCTACATAGAagcttttatttgatttgattttagttttaattttggggctacacccggtggcgctcaggggttactcttggctctgcgttcagaaatagctcctggcaggctcaggggaccatatgggatgtgggggatcgaagCCAAGTCCGttccgggttggctgcatacaaggcaaatgccctactactgtgctatcactccggcccctacttggAAGCTTTCGGGGAAATGGGGATGGGGGTTCTGTGTCCCAAGGGTTTAGCAGCCTGGTGCGAGGCAGTGGCTGCCTCACAGATAGTTTCTATAGCTTGGCTGAGGGGATTCTACTGCTGACTCCATCATAGAGGAGTGCTCAGGTCATTTCTGAGATGAAGAAGAAAGGTTAGGGTGCATGCTCTCTGGGTCGTCTCTTCCACAACCCTGTCCAAGAGCCCAGCGCCTTCCTGGGATCTCAGGAGAGAGGCACGAATGTGTCACTGatcaggttatttctggcttaaCTTGGTGGCACCTACCCAGTGCCAGGCTACCGGCCACTTCAGGACCCCCCTCAGGCTGACTTGATTCGGGCACAGAAACTACTGGGTTGCTTCCGGACAGTGCTGAGCTTGGAGCTGGACCCTGTGGTGAGCTGGGATCTTGACCCAGTGGGGAGCTGGGAGCCTTTTGGGACATCTTTATGTCCCTCACTGTTGGGACCCTGCTCCCAACAGGAGGGCCGGCTGGTGGAGAAGGAGAGCTCCGAGTGGCAGATGCAGGGCCAGCCCACCGTCCTGCTCACCCTGGCCCACATCTTCCACCACTTCGCCCCTCTCCTGGTGAGCACCTGGCGTGGGTGGGGCGTGGTGGAGGTGGACCCATCTCTGGCGAGCATCCCCTGTGACCAGCTCCTTCAGACTGGAAGGATGTTACTGGTGGGGGTGGCAGACCGTCCTCTTGGGGTGACCTAGAAAGATGGGGGTGTGTGATCTCAGTGGGTGCCTAACCCCAGAGGGAACTGTGGGTAGTTGGGCTTTACTCAGACCCCAGCAGAGCATATCTGCCTCAGGGTCACTTGAGGTGTCTTGGTTTATGCCTCTGTCCTGAGCCTGGGTCTGGGGGCTCTGAGGAGCCGGTTGGTCTTCACCTCTCCCCTGCCCCCTGCTGCAGCGCAAGGTCTACCTGGTGGAGGCTGTGCTCATGAGCTTCCTGCTGGGCATCATGGAGACAGGCAGCCCTGCCCGGGGAGAGTCCCTGGTGCGCCAGGTCCTGGACCTCCTGTGGCTCTTCATGGAGGTGAGGTGCGCCCTCCCCCTTCCAGGGGCTTCAAGGTGACCCCTGCCCGGTGAGCGAATCGGCGAGGGTCTTGGGGAGGCCGCCTGGCTCTTTGACCCAGTGCCCGGCCTCTCTCCCCAGGACTACGAGGTCCACGACTGTCTCAAGCAATTGCTGATGTCCCTGCTCCGGCTGTACCGCTTCTCGCCCATCGTCCCAGACCTGAGCCTGCAGGTGGGAGCTCTGCCCAAGGGACCCCGCACCCCTGGGGTCTTCCCTGCCCTCCTTGAGCAGCCCCTCCCCACAGATCCACTACCTTCGGCTCACCATCGCCATCCTGAGGCACGAGAAGTCCCGCAAGTTCCTGCTCAGCAATGTCCTGTATCCTGCCCTCGCTGCCAGGCAGGCCCCATGCAAGACCTCTGATGGTCTGGAAGGGTCTGTCCTGTAGCCAGGGGTCCCCAGGGAGACTCGGGCGGCAGAGCCATCCAGTGTGTGAGCCCTTGTCCTAGGGCCCTGCTGAACTGAAGATCCAGTCGCCGGTTCTGGGGAGTTGCAGGAGCTGCAGGCTCTGAGCTTGCTGGCGTGGGGGCCACCAGGGCCTGCCACTGCCAGCCGAGTTCCTTCCTTTTCCACATGTTCCATGTTAGGGGCTCCTCTGAGGCCTTTCAGGAGCCAGCTTTTCCTGCTTCCCAAAAAAGACAGCACAGATAGGAAGGAGGCCTGACATGGGCCTTGGCCAACAGGCCTATGGCTCTGGCTGTATTCTCTTTGTGGAATCTGGCCTCCACAAGGCATCACCCGAGTGGTAGCCCAGCGAGGCCATCTGGCCTCTTTGCTCCTGGGCCACATCACTGTTGCCCAGTTGATAGTCATGTGGCTTGTCTGCTTCTGCCTCTCATAAGGGCCAGACAGTGAAGGTGGCAGGGCAGGAGAGCTATGGTGGTAGGTCAAGGGTGGGCAGGGGGCCCTGGGTGTGCTGGGGccaccctttgctccctggcGCTGGCCTTGACGACCCTCAGCTTCGACGTCCTTCGCTCCGTGGTCTTCTTTTACATCAAGAGCCCCCTGCGGGTGGAGGAAGCAGGCCTGCAGGAGCTGATCCCTACCACCTGGTGGCCCCACCGCTCCAGCAAGGAGGTGGGCTCGGCCTCGCCCCGGCTCCCCAGGGCACTTAGGGTGGCGCAGGCTATTTGCGGTGCCTGAGGTCTTCTGGCCAAAATCTGCCTGGCTGCTCCTGGCTGAGCCTTGTCCTCCATCCCTTGCCCCTGCCCAGGGTCGAGAAAGTAAGGAGGTGCACGAAACAGCTGAGGAGCGGCTGAGGAGACGCGCCTATGAGCGGGGCTGCCAGAGGCTCAAGAAGCGTATTGAAGGTCGGGCCCCTGTGTGAAGTGTGTGGAGTGGAGTGGGGGGATTTGTGTGTCTCTGAACGTGGGTTCAGAGAACCCTGGAGGGGGGCCCTTGACCCCAATCTGGATGGGTGGCACAGCACCCCCATCTCAGAGCCTGAACTCAGCACCCTTTTCTCTCTAACCCTAGTGGTGGAAGAGTTGCAAGTTCAGATCTTGAAGCTGCTATTGGACAATAAGGATAGCAATGGGGTGAGTGGCTTACCCCCTCTGTGGTACACTGACAGGAGGACCACTGTCTTGCACCCCAAGATTTAGAGCAAGGGCTGGCTCAGGTACCGATAGTGGGTCTAAGCTCAGGCCCGGCATGAGCTCGTCTGTCCAGGCCGGTTCCCTCAGCTCATCCcagctttgtttttttctcccgTCTAAGGGTGAGGCATCTAGGTACATCTTTCTGACCAAGTTTCGGAAGTTTCTGCAGGAGAATGCCAGCAGCCGGGGGGTAGGTGTCTCCCCGACCATCCACCATGACTTTCAGCACCTCCCTGCCTGCCTTGCTCTGCCCAGCTCAGCCCCACTGCGGCCCTCCCACACCCAGCCCCAGTGTCAAGGACGGGACCTGGCTGGAACCAACAGCCTGTGCCCTGTACCTTTAGAACATGCCCATGCTCTGTCCTCCGGAGTACATGGTCTGCTTCTTGCACCGGCTCATCTCGGCCCTGCGGTACTACTGGGACGAGTACAAGGCTTCAAACCCCAGCGCCTCCCTCAGTGAGGGTGAGTGAGCCCGGGCCTGCTGGCACATGCTGCTTGGAATAGCAAAGAGCAGCTCCTGGTGCGGGTGTGGAGCCTTGAGGGGTGTTAGGAGCTTGCCAGCTGCCTGCTTAGTAGAGTTCCACTCCCCCTTGGTGGAGTCTCCAGGGGGCCGGTGGAGGAGAGCACTTGGGCCCCTGAGCTCAGGCTGGCCACTCTGAGAAATCACCTACCCTTCTCGGCACTGCTTTGTGAGGGTTCCTTGCCTGGACTCTGTATTGGGGCACCTCCGGGCCAGTAAGTTTTTATTGCATTACAAGCCATAGCAACAAAACACAACTGAACAGTTACGACacttaaaaatttctcaaatggggcccggagagatagcacagcggcgtttgccttgcaagcagccaatcccaggaccaaaggtggttggttcaaatcccggtgtcccatatggtcccccgtgcctgccaggagctatttctgagcagacagccaggagtaacccctgagcactgccgggtgtgtggcccaataacccaaaaaaaaaattctcaaatgggaagccagagagatagcatggaggtagggcattttcttgcatgcagaagtacggtggttcaaatcccagcatcccatatggtcccccgagcctgccaggaatgatttcttagcatagagccaggaatatcccctgaacactgccgggtgtgaccccccccccaaaaaagaaaaagtttctcaaatgggggccggaatgatagcatagcgctaaggcgtttgccttgcatgcagctgacctgggatggacccgggtttgatgcctgacatcccaaatggtcccctgagcctgccaggagcgttttgaGTCCAGCTCCGCCACTGGGTACAGCCCCcaccccaaatttctcaaatggaATTACAATTACTCCACTTGCTAAAAACCATAATTCATGACTTCTGCCAAGAACTTTAAGCAGATCTGACAGTAAAGCATACCATTATAAAACTTCCTGCCTATGCCTGATCATGTGATAAATGCTTTTTGTGCTCAATCCAACCATGTTGTTATTGCACATTTCAGATGACCGTACAACCATCAGGCACTTTAAAAACTCTCACACCCTCTTTCCCGTGTTCATAAAAAAAAGCtgtccataaagaaaaaaaatacacacattcTCAAATCTAACGATGCATAGCATTGTTTGCCTCATTTTGACTTCTTTCCTTTCCATGAAAAATGTGGTCAGTCCTTAACTCAGCCTGATAATAAAAAAAGGCAAGAGCCTCTTGTATTCTGCCCAGTGGTCTCTGCAACCCCCATGAGTCCCCATAAACCAGGCGAGCCTCCCATTGTGCCACTTCTGGCACTGGCCAGACAGGCAGAGGGTTGGGAGGTGGCCCCAGGCTGTGTGCCTAGGCAAGCTGATGGTGATGTTTCAGACCAGGGACCCCGGGGCCCATTTAGGCCTTCTGGAAAGGTCTTCCTGCTGGGCTCACTATGGGTCTGGCCTTCCCCTCCTTGCAGAGGCTTACATCCCACCCCAGATCTTTTATAACGGCAAGGTGGACTATTTTGACCTGCAGAGACTTGGAGGCCTCCTCTCCCACCTGCGGAAGACCCTGAAAGGTGCGTGAGAACACTCTGGTGTGTAGCTGCCGTATGCCCACCAGAGGGCGCCAGAGTTTTGGTCTACTTTCCCTGATGGGGCATGGAGGGAGCTGCTATATTTCAGTGGGGACAGAGGACCCAAGGTCACTGTGCTTACTTACTATCAGGGTGACCACAGAGGGCTCAGGAGCACAGTGTAAGCCGAGGCAGGGTACCCAGAAGTAACCCAGCATGGCTCCAAGATGGGAAGCAGTGGGGTGGTGCAGAGACAAAACTAAGGTGGGAGCCATGGGAAATGGGGCTGAGAGGCCTTCTGGGCAGAGTTTTGAGGGCCTTGAAGGCTGCACAGCGAGTGTAGACTCTTGGGAGGGGTAGGGGCAGCTGGGAAAGAAAGGCaggggagggggccgggcggtggcgctcgaggtaaggtgcctgccttacctacgctagcctaggagacggaccgcggttcgatcccccggcgtcccatatggtcccccaagccaggagcgacttctgagcgcatagccaggagtaacccctgagcgtcaccgggtgtggcccaaaaaccaaaaaaaaaaaaaaaaaaaaaaagaaaggcaggggAGGAGAGATGGAATTTGGGGAGCAGCTCCTAACTTCTAGGTGTGGAGAACAGTGCAAGGATCGAGGGAGAAGCAATAGGCTGCTAGTCCAGCCAGCAGAGAGAGCAAGCTGGTGGGAGAGGTGGGGAGTGAGGGCAGAGGGAGGCTGTAAGAAGAAGTTTGGTGACAGGCTGGTATGGTGTGGTTGTCTGTCAGTGTAGAAGTAGTGGTAGGTGTGGTGTGAGGCATGGACGTGGTCCCTGCAGAAAGGTGCAGAAAGATGTCTACAACCTTGGGCTCCCCGTTCCCTTTTTATCTATGGAGCAGGACATAGAGGGGGCCAGGAGAGCCAGAGGCCAAGAGAGGCTGTGGCAGCATTTCCCTCCACCGAGCAGATGCTGGAGGGAGGGTAGGCTCAGTGGAAAATGGGGTCCAGCAAGACCCTTGCCTAGCCCCCTCCTGGGTGGCTGCCTGGGCCCTCTCACACCGCCATTGACCTGAGCACCTCCTTCCCTCCCAGATGACCTTGCTTCCAAAGCCAACATTCTGATAGATCCACTGGAGCTTCAGGCGGCCACCATGGACGACTTGGACGAAGACGAGGAGCCAGCCCCAGCTGCGGCCCAGGTGCCGCGGTAGGGGAAGGCAGGGGGCTTTCTCTTGGGCCTTTCCCCTGTTGTCAAGGGGGGGAGGGAGGCCTGGGAGGTACTGGGTGTCAGCTAGGACTTTCCTTCCCTTGCTGCATGTCCAGATTTCTCCAGGCAGTCTCCCTGGCAGGAGGTAGGGGGAGGCCCTTTCAGACCCTTCTGTCCAGGCAGCCCTGCGTGGGTCCAGGTCCTGGGGAACTGAACCGTGTCTGGCATCCTCTCTCCACCACAGCGCCCCATGCAAGCCCTGGCCATAGGGGGCGCCCTGCCCCTGCCCCGGCCTGGCTGGCTCAGCTCTCCGACCCTGGGCCGAGCCAACCGGTTCCTCAGCACAGCAGCCGTGAGCCTGATGACTCCTCGTAGACCTCTGAGCACCTCGGAGAAAGTGAAGGTCCGcacactgagtgcagagcagaggACGAGAGAGGACAGTAGGTGGCAGCCGGGCCCGACTGGCATTAAAATTAAGCTCCTTGGCTTGCAcgcctccccttccctcctcccactACTCTGCCATTTGGGGGGGGATGCTCTCCTAGGCAGGAGATCAATAGTCCAGAAATAGGTCCCAGAGTCTGTCACAagccttctccctccccctcccatcTGATCTCACAGCAGCACCCCCTCCTAGGCTAAATGGGGATAGGGGCCCTGCCAGAGTCAGCCTCTGactctctctgtcccctctccTAGTTGAGGGCAGTCACTGGAATGAGGGTCTGCTATTGGGGCGACCCCCCGAAGAGCCAGAGCAACCCCTCACTGAGAACTCGCTGCTGGAAATACTGGACGGCGCCCTCATGATGTACAACCTCAGCGTCCACCAGCAGCTTGGCAAGGTCCGCACAGTGGGTCTGCTTGTGCACGTGGCTGTGTGTATTTCCTGTGTGTGTCCGTGTGCGTGTCTAAAGGCACATGTGAGCAGAGGTACCTTAATATCTGTCACCTGAGCATGTGCCCCACTAGGCCGATTGCTGTATAGAGGCGAGGGGCCTGTGTCTACTGCTGAGAGCATGATGAGGTTGGGGGACAGCCAGGCTGAGCCTGGAAAAGCCTGGTGAGGTGCCCAGAGGTCACCCTGGGCACGTGATGTCCGGCGTTCTAGATGGTGGGTGTATCCGATGATGTCAACGAGTATGCAGCAGCTCTGAGGGACACCGAGGACAAGATCCGCCGGTGCCCCAAGCGGGTAAGACCTGGGCGAGCGGCAGGTCTTAGGGACAGAGGAGTGTCGTGACAGGACAGCTGCCCACCCCCACCGGGATCCCCAAAGGAGCCCCACAAAAAGCCTGAACGAATCCACCTCTGCCACTGGGGTTggccctggtgtggcccaagttGTACCAGCCAGCCCTGGCCACTACCCAGGTGGTCTCCCGCCTGCCCTCCCTAAGTGCTGATGCCAGCCCAGTACTCATCAATTATGGATTCCTTCTGAGTGCTTCCTCTGCCACGGGAAGAGTCAACAGGAAGCAGAGCCTGGCTCCCCCGCTCTGGAGCCCCTCTGCCTGGGGAGCAGGGCCATGCATATCCAGGCCAAACCTCTGTCCTATTTACCCTCAGTCCCTGCCTTGACCTGGGACCCACATAAACCCTTCCTACTCCCCACTCCCACTGTTTTATTGCACATTTAGTAGTAGGACAGCCTTGGCACTGTTCTTCTACCCAGGCCCCTGCTGGGCCAGAGGCATCAGGGATGAAGGGTGGAGCTTGTCTATCAGGGCCCCGGCTCTGCTGTCTGGAGGGACACAGTGGGTCTGAGTGGAGCTGTGTCCTCCGGGTCCTTTCCCTTCCCTGGCAGAGGAAGGACATTCTTGCGGAGCTGACCAAGAGTCAGAAGGTTTTCTCAGAGAAACTGGACCATCTGAGCCGCCGTCTCGCGTGGGTCCATGCCACGGTCTATTCTCAGGTGAGTGCAGGTGTCTGAGACCTTGGGTCTGTGATCCCCTATCTCACTTGGGTCATGGGAGTGACCCCAGGATGCTCCCTCCTTCCAGTCATTGTTGACCTGGAGCAAGTGGGCCTTGGCCCTCCCAAAGCAGTTTTCCTAAGGAGCACTCTGAGAGGATACATCTGCAGTGGACAGGCTATACCCCCACTTGTGTCCGCACTTGTGTCCTCTCCTTACTGCCCTACACCACTTGCCTGGCATCCCCTCTTGCCTCCTGCTGCCAGCTGGCCTGTGGTCCCGTCAACATGCTCCTTGTCAGGTTGAAGGCCGGCCCCTCCCTCCAGTATCGTTTCTTCTTTGTCAATCCTGGTAAAACATCATAACATCAATgtacctttttgttgttttgttttttggtcctgactgggctcagaggttactcgtggctctgcactcagaaatcacacctggcaggctcaggggatcatatgggatgccggggatcaaacccaggtctgtcctgggtcgtccatgtgcaaggcaaacgctctacctactgtgctgttgCTTTAGCCCCTCATTGTACCATTTTaactgtgtggttttttttgttgttgttgttttggtttttttttgtttgtttttgggccacacccggcggtgctcagggtttactcctggctgtctgctcagaaatagctcctggcaggcacgggggaccatatgggacaccaggattcgaaccaaccacctttggttcaggattggctgcttgcaaggcaaacaccactgtgctatctctccgggcccttaactgTGTTTTAAGTGTGGTAAAACACAGCCTCTGACTTCCCATTGCATGGGGAGCCCAACGATGGCATTCACATTCAACTTGTGCGGTCTGTCTGCATGGCTTTTCCTCTTGCTAAACTGAAGTCTAGCCACTTCCATGAAACAGCTCTTTGTTCTCTCACCTCCGCCCCAGCACTGCCATCCTCTCAGACTCTGAGTCTCTCTCGCTCACGCGGCAGTGGGCTCCcgtggcatttgcctttcagccCCGACTGGCATCACTTCGTCAGCCGTAGAGTTGACTGGCAGTGTCATGTGTGTAACGCTTTCATTTGCTCCACAGCCCTCAGTGCACCCTGTTCCTAGCCATCTGGGGCCAAGTCGGCATTGTACATTCTCAGTCCTGGTTCACTTGTCCCTGCAGCCCCTGTGGTCTAGCCACGGTTCTGACCCAGAGTCAGGGCCATCCTGGGGCTTCCCCTTCAGACTGGATGTGCCTCTGGCCTGGCCTCACTCTTGGAATTCCTGTTTGCCTGCCATTTTCTTGGGGGAAGACTTTGCCTGAGTCTCAGACCAGGCCCCAACTCCCATGAACTGCTCAGCTCAGACGACCTGGTGCCTCCCGCAGGAGAAGATGCTAGATATCTACTGGCTGCTGCGTGTCTGCTTGCGGACCATCGAGCACGGCGACCGCACCGGCTCTCTCTTCGCCTTCATGCCCGAGTTCTACCTGAGTGTGGCCATCAACAGCTACAGCGCTCTCAAGAACTATTTTGGCCCTGTGCACAGTATGGAGGAGCTCCCAGGTGATAGTGCCATCTAGGCTGGGTTGGCAGTGGGTAGAGGAAGATCCCAGGGTGATCCCCAGCTGTGCCGTGCCCACAAGGAGGGCAGGCAGCTCATCTTCTCTGTCCCCCAAAAATACTCATCTGCGAAAGCCACATGGAATAGTGTCTTATTATAATACTGGCAGCCCTGGAACTAACAATTTTCCCTGACCCTCACAGGAAGTAGAGGGCATGAGAGGAGACTCTGGCTTCCACATTCTTTATGCTGCTGGCTGTGGAGGGTGCCAACACAGGGGGGCCGAGTAGTGTGGCTGTCTGAGGGCCACTGAGACTGGGCCCCCAATTACAGGCTTGGTGGCCTGGTAGTTTTTAACCTGAGCTGGGCTAGGGCAGCTGTTGGCCCTTCCCCACCCCGCACCAAGGAGCAAGTTTTGTCCTCGAGGAGTGTAGGTGCCACCATCGTATGTGTTTGGATGGGTTTGCATGCTCTGAGGGCTCCCACAGGACCTGCCTGAGCCCTGGTGGTTCATTCCAGGACTCTCACTGTTACCAGCAAATTCAAGTCCTAAAGTCTTAGTGCTGTCTGGACCCAGATTGGCTCTcgaagagccagagcaatagcatagtggggaggctGCTTGCCACCCAGAC
Coding sequences within it:
- the RNF123 gene encoding E3 ubiquitin-protein ligase RNF123 — protein: MASKGSGVSFPRKSYRLTSEAEKSRATGIVPEKLLNDYLHRVFSSPDQAPATATSRKPLTFQNLPGHLDQLLQVDSEDEENQGQVEGRLGPSTVVLDHTSGFEGLLLVDDDLLGVIGHSNFGTIRSTTCVYKGKWVYEVLISSQGLMQIGWCTINCRFNQEEGVGDTHNSYAYDGNRVRKWNVTTTNYGKAWAAGDIVSCLIDLDEGTLSFCLNGISLGTAFENLSRGLGMAYFPAISLSFKESVAFNFGSRPLRYPVPGYRPLQDPPQADLIRAQKLLGCFRTVLSLELDPVEGRLVEKESSEWQMQGQPTVLLTLAHIFHHFAPLLRKVYLVEAVLMSFLLGIMETGSPARGESLVRQVLDLLWLFMEDYEVHDCLKQLLMSLLRLYRFSPIVPDLSLQIHYLRLTIAILRHEKSRKFLLSNVLFDVLRSVVFFYIKSPLRVEEAGLQELIPTTWWPHRSSKEGRESKEVHETAEERLRRRAYERGCQRLKKRIEVVEELQVQILKLLLDNKDSNGGEASRYIFLTKFRKFLQENASSRGNMPMLCPPEYMVCFLHRLISALRYYWDEYKASNPSASLSEEAYIPPQIFYNGKVDYFDLQRLGGLLSHLRKTLKDDLASKANILIDPLELQAATMDDLDEDEEPAPAAAQRPMQALAIGGALPLPRPGWLSSPTLGRANRFLSTAAVSLMTPRRPLSTSEKVKVRTLSAEQRTREDIEGSHWNEGLLLGRPPEEPEQPLTENSLLEILDGALMMYNLSVHQQLGKMVGVSDDVNEYAAALRDTEDKIRRCPKRRKDILAELTKSQKVFSEKLDHLSRRLAWVHATVYSQEKMLDIYWLLRVCLRTIEHGDRTGSLFAFMPEFYLSVAINSYSALKNYFGPVHSMEELPGYEETLTRLAAILAKHFADTRIVGTDIRDSLMQALASYVCYPHSLRAVERIPEEQRIAMVKSLLAPYEQRPWAQTNWILVRLWRGCGFGYRYTRLPHLLKTKPEDANLPSLQKPCPSTLLQQHMADLLRQGPDVAPSFLNSVLNQLNWAFSEFIGMIQEIQQAAERLERNFVDSRQLKVCATCFDLSVSLLRVLEMTITLVPEIFLDAAQPTSEMLLQRLAQLLNQVLNRVTAERNLFDRVVTLRLPGLESVDHYPILVAVTGILVRLLVHGPASGRERATSVLLADPCFQLRSICYLLGQPEPPAPGTALPAPDRKRFSLQSYTDYISVEELVQVEQILTHLTSASAQAAAASLPTSEEDLCPICYAHPISAVFQPCGHKSCKACINQHLMNNKDCFFCKATIVSVDDWEKATNASATSSAT